The region GTCTCCATAAAAGGAATCATGGTGAACGGCTCTCTTTTCCAGCTTTGTGTTAAAATCTACATCATCTTAAATACAGGAGGGGACAGCGTGCCATCACTCGACATCGTGAGCACCGTGGACATGCAGGCGCTTGATAATGCCATCAATAACGTAAAGAGAGAAATAGCCACGCGCTATGATTTCAGGAACATCGTGTCGGAGATCTCCTTAAACCATAAAGACAAGCTTATCCATATATCCAGCGGCGAGGAGATGAAGGTCAAGGCCATTACCGATAGCCTTATCGGGCAATGCACCAGGCTCAAGCTGGACCCGAAGATACTCGACCCTCAAAAGATAGAGCCGGCCGCTCATGGGACAGCCAAGCGAGATGTCAATATTAAAGAGGGCATCTCTAGGGAGACGGCCCAGAAGATAGTGAAGTTCATCAAGGCCAGCGGGCTCAAAGTGCAGGCTGCCATCCAGGATGACCAGATACGCGTTACGGGCAAGCAGATAGACGACCTGCAGGAACTCATGGGGCTGTTGCGCGCCCAGGATTACGACGTCCCGCTTCAATTCGTGAACATGAAGAGGTAATTGACCTTCCTCCGGGATGTCTCGCTTTTGTGTTTTTTATGCTCGCGCCTTATA is a window of Dehalococcoidia bacterium DNA encoding:
- a CDS encoding YajQ family cyclic di-GMP-binding protein, which produces MPSLDIVSTVDMQALDNAINNVKREIATRYDFRNIVSEISLNHKDKLIHISSGEEMKVKAITDSLIGQCTRLKLDPKILDPQKIEPAAHGTAKRDVNIKEGISRETAQKIVKFIKASGLKVQAAIQDDQIRVTGKQIDDLQELMGLLRAQDYDVPLQFVNMKR